A window of Flavobacterium flavigenum contains these coding sequences:
- a CDS encoding nucleotide sugar dehydrogenase, with protein MNNNMKIAVIGLGYVGLPLARLFATKYPVAGFDINESRVVNLKQGIDTTLEVDNAILCDVLVNNLSEKKGLYCTSDLKNISDCNCFIITVPTPVDKNNRPDLTPLYKASEAVGKVLKQGDIVIYESTVYPGVTEEQCVPVLEKVSGLKFNEDFFAGYSPERINPGDKEHTVEKILKITAGSTPEIGLKVDALYKSVITAGTYLAPTIKVAEAAKVIENSQRDINIAFVNELAKIFNLMNIDTQEVLAAAATKWNFLPFKPGLVGGHCIGVDPYYLAQRAQEFGYHPEIILAGRRLNDSMGEYIASQVVKLMIKKGISVNHAELLMLGITFKENCPDVRNTKIVDVIRALKEYGISVTIYDPLANTEEVEKEYGLKTTNVLPKYKFDAIVLGVAHSEFLKINFLEIQKANGLIYDVKGVLGTIADNRL; from the coding sequence ATGAATAATAACATGAAAATAGCCGTTATAGGATTAGGTTATGTAGGTTTACCTTTGGCACGTTTATTTGCTACAAAATATCCTGTAGCTGGATTTGATATTAATGAATCAAGAGTTGTAAATTTAAAACAAGGTATAGATACTACATTAGAAGTTGATAATGCTATTTTATGTGATGTATTAGTTAATAACTTAAGCGAAAAAAAGGGACTATATTGCACTTCAGATTTAAAAAATATTTCAGATTGTAATTGTTTTATAATAACGGTTCCAACTCCGGTAGATAAAAATAATCGTCCTGATTTAACACCTTTGTATAAAGCCAGTGAGGCAGTAGGTAAGGTATTAAAGCAAGGTGATATTGTTATATATGAATCAACAGTGTATCCTGGTGTGACAGAGGAGCAATGTGTTCCTGTTTTAGAAAAAGTATCAGGGTTAAAATTCAATGAGGACTTTTTTGCAGGATATTCGCCAGAGAGAATTAATCCTGGTGATAAAGAACACACTGTAGAGAAAATTTTGAAAATAACTGCCGGATCCACACCCGAGATAGGTTTAAAAGTAGATGCACTTTATAAATCTGTTATTACTGCCGGAACTTATCTTGCTCCAACAATAAAGGTTGCTGAAGCAGCGAAGGTCATTGAAAATTCACAGCGGGATATTAATATCGCTTTTGTTAATGAACTTGCAAAAATATTCAACCTGATGAATATCGATACACAAGAAGTTTTAGCTGCTGCTGCTACAAAATGGAATTTCCTTCCTTTTAAGCCAGGTTTAGTTGGGGGGCATTGCATAGGTGTTGACCCTTATTATTTGGCTCAGCGTGCACAAGAATTTGGATATCATCCTGAAATAATTTTGGCAGGACGCCGTTTAAATGACAGTATGGGCGAATACATAGCATCCCAGGTAGTAAAATTAATGATAAAAAAAGGTATTTCAGTAAATCATGCTGAACTGTTGATGTTAGGAATTACTTTTAAAGAGAACTGTCCGGATGTTCGAAATACTAAAATTGTTGACGTTATAAGAGCATTAAAAGAATATGGAATTTCCGTTACAATATATGATCCCTTAGCAAATACTGAAGAGGTTGAAAAAGAATACGGACTAAAGACTACCAATGTTTTACCAAAGTACAAATTTGATGCTATAGTTTTAGGAGTTGCACATTCAGAATTTTTAAAGATAAATTTTCTGGAAATTCAAAAAGCAAATGGTTTAATATATGATGTAAAAGGAGTTTTAGGAACTATAGCAGATAATAGATTATAG
- a CDS encoding UpxY family transcription antiterminator, with protein sequence MNWYVVYTKPKWEKKVAEKLNEIGIECYCPLITQIKQWSDRKKKVEIPLFNSYVFVQLPDKDRNSVFQVAGVVRYLFWLGKAAIVRNEEITAIKKSLSDTNISDVCLVPYKKGDKIKLETGVFSNQDAVVQEVTNTHYILVLESLGCVLKIKYKKEVL encoded by the coding sequence ATGAATTGGTATGTAGTTTATACGAAACCTAAATGGGAAAAAAAAGTAGCAGAAAAACTTAACGAAATAGGTATAGAATGCTACTGTCCTTTAATTACTCAGATAAAGCAATGGTCAGACAGAAAGAAAAAAGTCGAAATTCCTCTTTTTAATTCTTATGTTTTTGTTCAATTGCCAGATAAAGACAGGAATTCTGTTTTTCAAGTTGCAGGAGTTGTCCGTTATTTATTTTGGTTAGGCAAAGCGGCAATTGTTCGAAATGAAGAAATTACAGCTATCAAAAAAAGCCTTTCAGATACCAATATTTCAGATGTTTGTTTGGTGCCCTATAAAAAAGGGGATAAAATAAAATTAGAAACAGGAGTTTTTAGTAATCAGGATGCTGTAGTTCAGGAAGTAACAAATACTCATTATATTCTAGTTTTAGAATCTTTAGGATGTGTATTAAAGATTAAATACAAAAAAGAAGTTTTATGA
- a CDS encoding UDP-glucose 6-dehydrogenase — MKITKICCIGAGYVGGPTMAVIAQKCPHIQVTVVDLNEQRIKDWSDPNTDNIPIYEPGLSKIVAEARGRNLFFSTDVDKAIDEAEVVFISVNTPTKTYGKGKGMAADLKYIELCARQIARVSKNNKIVVEKSTLPVRTAEAIKSILDSTGNGVQFQILSNPEFLAEGTAVADLLNPDRILIGGDSTPEGDDAINALVDVYANWVSRDKILTTNVWSSELSKLTANAFLAQRISSINAMSELCEKTGADVNEVARAIGMDSRIGAKFLKASVGFGGSCFQKDILNLVYIAKSYGLNEVADYWEQVIIMNDYQKRRFSNKIVQTLYNTVADKKITFLGWAFKKDTNDTRESAAIYVADDLINEQAKISVYDPKVPKNKILSDLDYLDTRKSSENADAILTFEDAYEACKEAHAIAILTEWDEFTTYDWQKIYDYMQKPAFVFDGRNILNANELKTIGFVYNGIGS; from the coding sequence ATGAAAATCACAAAAATTTGTTGCATCGGTGCAGGTTATGTAGGAGGTCCTACGATGGCAGTAATTGCGCAAAAATGCCCACATATTCAAGTAACTGTTGTTGATTTGAATGAACAGAGAATTAAAGACTGGAGTGATCCAAATACAGATAATATTCCAATTTATGAGCCGGGTCTTTCTAAAATTGTAGCTGAAGCTAGAGGTAGAAATCTCTTCTTTTCTACTGATGTAGATAAGGCTATAGATGAAGCAGAGGTTGTTTTTATATCAGTGAATACGCCAACCAAAACTTATGGAAAAGGTAAAGGAATGGCTGCTGATCTGAAATATATAGAATTATGTGCAAGGCAAATAGCCAGAGTTTCTAAAAATAATAAAATAGTTGTCGAAAAATCAACTTTGCCCGTTCGTACTGCAGAAGCTATAAAAAGCATTTTAGATAGTACTGGAAATGGTGTACAATTCCAAATTCTTTCTAATCCCGAATTTTTGGCAGAAGGAACTGCCGTTGCTGATTTATTAAATCCCGATAGAATTCTTATAGGAGGGGATTCAACTCCAGAAGGAGATGATGCGATTAATGCTTTAGTTGATGTTTATGCAAATTGGGTAAGCCGGGATAAAATTTTAACAACAAATGTTTGGTCCTCTGAATTGTCTAAACTTACAGCAAATGCTTTTTTAGCTCAACGGATTTCGTCAATTAATGCAATGTCTGAACTGTGTGAGAAAACTGGTGCAGATGTAAATGAAGTAGCTCGTGCTATAGGAATGGATAGTCGTATTGGTGCTAAATTTTTAAAGGCTTCAGTCGGATTTGGAGGTTCTTGTTTTCAAAAAGATATTTTAAATTTGGTTTATATAGCTAAATCTTATGGATTAAACGAAGTTGCTGATTACTGGGAACAGGTGATCATTATGAATGATTATCAAAAAAGAAGATTTTCAAATAAAATTGTTCAGACTTTATACAATACTGTCGCTGATAAAAAGATAACTTTTTTAGGCTGGGCATTTAAAAAAGATACAAATGACACTCGTGAATCTGCTGCAATATATGTTGCTGATGATTTGATTAATGAACAGGCTAAAATCTCAGTTTATGATCCAAAGGTGCCGAAGAATAAAATTTTAAGTGACTTAGATTATTTAGATACAAGGAAATCTTCAGAAAATGCAGATGCTATTCTAACATTTGAAGACGCTTATGAAGCATGCAAGGAAGCACATGCAATTGCGATTCTTACTGAATGGGATGAATTTACCACATATGATTGGCAAAAAATATATGATTACATGCAAAAGCCTGCTTTTGTTTTTGACGGAAGAAATATATTAAATGCAAATGAATTAAAGACTATTGGTTTTGTTTACAATGGAATAGGTTCTTAA